One Streptomyces sp. CNQ-509 DNA window includes the following coding sequences:
- a CDS encoding tyrosine-protein phosphatase, whose translation MAARAGRELDWDGCFNVRDLGGLPAAGGRRTRPGALVRADNLDGLTGAGWAAVADHGVRTVVDLRNAIDHRPRLPRPEGIGLVRVPVDELAGNVRWWREWGHLEGTPLTWAAYLEYVPQVAASVVREVAAAPPGGVVVHCTAGRDRTGFASFVLLTLAGVAAADIAADYLLSGPNHRRAAAALGHPDQTLEIAGIQARSGRTATQVITDTHAAFDAAAYLAKAGLPDAAVAAARERLLAPG comes from the coding sequence ATGGCTGCACGGGCCGGACGTGAGCTCGACTGGGACGGCTGCTTCAACGTACGCGACCTCGGCGGGCTGCCCGCGGCCGGCGGCCGCCGCACCCGGCCCGGCGCACTGGTGCGCGCCGACAACCTGGACGGGCTGACCGGCGCGGGCTGGGCCGCCGTCGCGGACCACGGCGTCCGCACCGTGGTCGACCTGCGCAACGCCATCGACCACCGGCCCCGGCTGCCCCGCCCGGAGGGCATCGGGCTGGTCCGGGTGCCCGTGGACGAGCTGGCCGGGAACGTGCGCTGGTGGCGCGAGTGGGGCCACCTCGAAGGGACCCCGCTGACCTGGGCCGCCTATCTGGAGTACGTGCCGCAGGTGGCGGCGTCCGTCGTCCGCGAGGTCGCGGCGGCCCCGCCGGGCGGCGTCGTGGTGCACTGCACCGCGGGCCGGGACCGCACCGGCTTCGCCTCGTTCGTGCTGCTGACGCTCGCCGGGGTGGCGGCGGCCGACATCGCCGCCGACTACCTGCTCAGCGGCCCCAACCACCGGCGGGCCGCGGCCGCTCTGGGCCACCCGGACCAGACGCTGGAGATCGCCGGGATCCAGGCCCGCTCGGGCCGTACCGCCACGCAGGTCATCACCGACACGCACGCGGCCTTCGACGCGGCGGCGTACCTCGCCAAGGCCGGGCTGCCGGACGCGGCGGTCGCCGCGGCCCGGGAGCGGCTGCTCGCGCCGGGGTGA
- a CDS encoding M23 family metallopeptidase, translating to MRRRFHRLFAAVSVAAAVAVATPVAVAAPQGATSSATAEPLARPAFRMPFICGQVWRGNNWSGHSPAHSIDWNHYNAQGTPDDLGRRVLASAGGEVVASYYSTGDGYGNTVVIAHGDGWRTRYAHLKERSVARGTQVKRGQVIGKVGATSAIYEFSPHLHYEQIHNGSVVVAVVQGVTWYDYLDRRLKSTNGC from the coding sequence ATGCGCAGACGTTTCCACCGACTGTTCGCCGCAGTGAGCGTGGCCGCCGCCGTGGCCGTCGCGACGCCGGTCGCCGTCGCGGCGCCCCAGGGCGCCACGTCGTCCGCGACGGCGGAACCGCTGGCCCGGCCCGCCTTCAGGATGCCGTTCATCTGCGGCCAGGTCTGGCGCGGCAACAACTGGAGCGGGCACAGCCCGGCGCACTCGATCGACTGGAACCACTACAACGCCCAGGGCACCCCCGACGACCTGGGCCGCCGCGTACTCGCCAGCGCGGGGGGCGAGGTCGTCGCGTCGTACTACTCCACCGGCGACGGCTACGGCAACACCGTCGTCATCGCGCACGGCGACGGCTGGCGGACCCGGTACGCGCATCTGAAGGAGCGCAGCGTCGCGCGCGGCACGCAGGTGAAGCGGGGCCAGGTGATCGGGAAGGTCGGCGCCACGTCCGCGATCTACGAGTTCTCCCCCCACCTGCACTACGAGCAGATCCACAACGGCTCCGTCGTCGTCGCGGTCGTCCAAGGCGTCACCTGGTACGACTACCTCGACCGGCGGCTGAAGAGCACGAACGGTTGCTGA
- a CDS encoding long-chain fatty acid--CoA ligase → MREFTVPPLADAPKSGGLADAVFQRAAQDPGQIAFARKVGGEWRDVTIGAFRDEVLALAKGLLAAGLRFGDRVGIMCRTRYEWTQLDFALWSIGAQAVPVYPTSAPDQAYWMLHDAGAVACVVESADHAMTVGSVIDKLPGLKLLWQIDEGAVEELSAAGAHLDDDVVERHRLAVTPDSPATVIYTSGTTGRPRGCELTHANFMAEADNILLRYEALFRPYEGEPAATLLFLPLAHVFGRMIQVTAVRGGVKLGHQPDPSAPVLLADLRTFRPSLILAVPHIFEKIYAAARRKAETEGRLAVFDKAADVAVRYAGAREDASFGAGRGPGPALRVEHQVFDKLVYAKMRAALGGRTRFVFSGGSAMQRRLGLFFAGAGITVIEGYGLTETTAAAVANPPERPRYGTVGIPIPGITVYIAPDDEVWLHGPQVFSGYIGDRPGAAHALRDGWLATGDLGSLDEDGYLTITGRKKELLVTSNGKSVSPVPLEERVRAHPLVSQCLAVGNDRPYVAALVTLDPDGVAHWQLMRGRPSMTPSELVRDGELEAEIRRAVVAANTQVSPPESIRAFRILAVQFTEEHGLVTPSLKLKRKAIEKAYANEVEALYQT, encoded by the coding sequence TTGCGCGAGTTCACCGTGCCTCCCCTGGCAGACGCACCGAAGTCGGGGGGGCTGGCGGACGCGGTCTTCCAGCGGGCCGCGCAGGATCCCGGGCAGATCGCCTTCGCCCGCAAGGTCGGCGGCGAGTGGCGGGACGTGACGATAGGGGCCTTCCGCGACGAGGTGCTCGCTCTCGCCAAGGGGCTGCTGGCCGCGGGGCTGCGGTTCGGCGACCGGGTGGGGATCATGTGCAGGACCCGGTACGAGTGGACCCAACTGGACTTCGCCCTCTGGTCGATCGGCGCCCAGGCCGTGCCCGTCTACCCGACCTCCGCCCCCGACCAGGCGTACTGGATGCTGCACGACGCCGGCGCCGTGGCCTGCGTGGTCGAGAGCGCGGACCACGCGATGACCGTCGGCTCGGTGATCGACAAGCTGCCCGGGCTCAAGCTGCTCTGGCAGATCGACGAGGGCGCCGTCGAGGAGCTGAGCGCCGCCGGCGCGCACCTCGACGACGACGTGGTGGAGCGGCACCGCCTCGCCGTCACCCCGGACTCCCCCGCCACCGTGATCTACACCTCCGGCACCACCGGCCGGCCGCGCGGCTGCGAGCTGACCCACGCCAACTTCATGGCCGAGGCCGACAACATCCTGCTGCGCTACGAGGCCCTCTTCCGCCCGTACGAGGGCGAGCCCGCCGCCACCCTGCTCTTCCTCCCCCTCGCGCACGTCTTCGGCCGGATGATCCAGGTCACCGCGGTCCGCGGCGGGGTCAAGCTCGGCCACCAGCCGGACCCGTCGGCGCCCGTGCTGCTCGCGGACCTCAGGACGTTCCGGCCCAGCCTCATCCTGGCCGTACCGCACATCTTCGAGAAGATCTACGCAGCCGCCCGCCGCAAGGCCGAGACCGAGGGCCGGCTCGCGGTCTTCGACAAGGCCGCCGACGTCGCCGTCCGGTACGCCGGGGCCCGCGAGGACGCGTCCTTCGGCGCAGGCCGCGGGCCCGGCCCGGCGCTGCGGGTGGAGCACCAGGTGTTCGACAAGCTGGTGTACGCCAAGATGCGCGCGGCGCTCGGCGGCCGGACCCGCTTCGTGTTCTCCGGCGGCTCGGCGATGCAGCGCCGGCTCGGGCTGTTCTTCGCCGGCGCGGGCATCACGGTCATCGAGGGCTACGGCCTGACGGAGACCACCGCCGCCGCGGTCGCCAACCCGCCCGAGCGCCCCCGCTACGGCACCGTCGGCATCCCCATCCCCGGCATCACCGTCTACATCGCCCCCGACGACGAGGTCTGGCTGCACGGCCCGCAGGTCTTCAGCGGCTACATCGGCGACCGGCCGGGCGCCGCGCACGCGCTGCGCGACGGCTGGCTGGCCACCGGCGACCTGGGCAGCCTCGACGAGGACGGCTATCTGACGATCACCGGCAGGAAGAAGGAGCTGCTGGTGACGTCGAACGGCAAGAGCGTCTCGCCGGTGCCGCTGGAGGAGCGGGTGCGGGCGCACCCGCTGGTCTCGCAGTGCCTGGCGGTCGGCAACGACCGGCCGTACGTCGCGGCGCTGGTCACCCTGGACCCGGACGGCGTGGCGCACTGGCAGCTCATGCGCGGCCGGCCGTCGATGACTCCGTCCGAGCTGGTCAGGGACGGGGAGCTGGAGGCCGAGATCCGGCGGGCGGTGGTGGCGGCCAACACCCAGGTGTCGCCGCCGGAGTCGATCCGGGCCTTCCGGATACTGGCCGTGCAGTTCACCGAGGAGCACGGGCTGGTGACGCCGTCGCTGAAGCTGAAGCGGAAGGCGATCGAGAAGGCGTACGCGAACGAGGTCGAGGCCCTTTACCAGACGTAG
- a CDS encoding sulfatase, with protein MASRREVLATSAVAVGATALPLPAGTPNARAAVADPDPTRPPGRGPNVVLIVLDDLGYGDLGCYGSELIDTPHLDRLARQGTRFTQGYSGAPVCSPSRAALLTGRVPPRTGVRKVLSRDDSQGLRAAEKTLPGYLRDAGYHTAAIGKWHLGRLDENHPSRHGFDSYFGVDAMFSEDSYPTEIWRDGAPVGTLRDDADLATLTRRFTDEAIDVIDRAGKRPFFIYLAETMPHLPLAVEPEFEGRSRGGLYGDAVESVDHHLGRLFRALADRGLERDTLVIVASDNGPWFEGSTGGLRGRKSGCYEGGVRVPFLMRWTGTVPRGRESHQVVSFLDVLPTLCGLAGVVPDRGVKLDGTDLRTVLRGERLRERPPVPFFLGRHAAAVRDGRWKLHVRRAGRNQRFLPELFDLEADPREVANVAARRPEVTERLRTYLAALEEDVAAERRPAVALTAKPPLFAGRANTLRVRLSRALRPGGGGKARVSVTVAVPEGWTATTVRKAVDLTAAPVVEIDVTPPPAAGAPAGRLRGHRLTPRVVVDGRTVTGADVQVYAVPHGRDAALALDAGPDGRPALPSYRHLTPATAWDRAAGFGWVSAPPQSRAHAGPDPLRRGVVRDRSAAVLRLRLAAGRRRISLLRGDDKRPTHGFTVAADGETVIEPGPRLPAGAYRWEEFVLDGGPEGRTIELGLSGTGGNRWTLVALVVH; from the coding sequence ATGGCCAGCCGTCGCGAAGTCCTTGCCACGTCCGCGGTCGCCGTCGGCGCGACCGCCTTACCGCTCCCCGCCGGCACCCCCAACGCCCGCGCGGCGGTCGCCGACCCCGACCCGACCCGGCCGCCGGGCCGCGGCCCGAACGTCGTCCTGATCGTCCTCGACGACCTGGGGTACGGCGATCTCGGCTGCTACGGCTCGGAGTTGATCGACACCCCGCACCTGGACCGGCTCGCCCGCCAGGGCACCCGCTTCACCCAGGGCTACTCCGGCGCCCCGGTGTGCAGCCCGTCCCGCGCCGCGCTGCTCACCGGACGCGTACCGCCGCGCACCGGCGTGCGCAAGGTGCTCAGCCGGGACGACTCGCAGGGGCTGCGGGCCGCGGAGAAGACGCTCCCCGGCTATCTGCGCGACGCGGGCTACCACACGGCCGCCATCGGCAAGTGGCACCTCGGCCGGCTCGACGAGAACCACCCGTCACGGCACGGCTTCGACTCGTACTTCGGCGTCGACGCGATGTTCTCCGAGGACTCGTACCCCACCGAGATCTGGCGCGACGGCGCCCCCGTAGGGACCCTGCGCGACGACGCCGACCTGGCGACGCTGACGCGCCGGTTCACCGACGAGGCGATCGACGTGATCGACCGCGCCGGGAAGCGGCCGTTCTTCATCTACCTCGCCGAGACCATGCCCCACCTCCCGCTCGCCGTGGAGCCGGAGTTCGAGGGCCGCTCCCGCGGCGGCCTCTACGGGGACGCCGTCGAGTCCGTCGACCACCACCTCGGCCGCCTCTTCCGCGCGCTGGCGGACCGCGGCCTCGAACGGGACACGCTGGTCATCGTCGCCAGCGACAACGGCCCCTGGTTCGAGGGCTCCACGGGCGGGCTGCGCGGCCGCAAGTCCGGCTGCTACGAGGGCGGGGTGCGGGTGCCGTTCCTCATGCGCTGGACGGGGACCGTCCCCCGCGGCCGGGAGTCGCACCAGGTGGTCTCGTTCCTCGACGTGCTGCCGACGCTCTGCGGCCTCGCCGGCGTGGTGCCGGACCGCGGGGTGAAGCTCGACGGCACCGACCTGCGCACGGTGCTGCGGGGCGAGCGGCTGCGCGAGCGCCCGCCGGTGCCGTTCTTCCTCGGCCGGCACGCGGCGGCGGTACGCGACGGCCGCTGGAAGCTGCACGTCCGGCGGGCCGGGCGGAACCAGCGCTTCCTGCCCGAGCTGTTCGACCTGGAGGCCGACCCGCGCGAGGTGGCGAACGTGGCCGCGCGCCGGCCCGAGGTCACCGAGCGGCTGCGCACGTACCTCGCCGCGCTGGAGGAGGACGTGGCCGCGGAGCGCCGCCCCGCGGTGGCGCTCACCGCGAAGCCCCCGCTCTTCGCGGGCCGCGCCAACACCCTGCGGGTACGGCTGTCGCGCGCGCTGCGTCCCGGGGGCGGCGGCAAGGCCAGGGTCTCGGTGACGGTCGCGGTGCCGGAGGGCTGGACGGCGACGACCGTACGGAAGGCCGTCGACCTGACCGCCGCCCCGGTGGTCGAGATCGACGTCACCCCGCCGCCCGCGGCGGGTGCACCCGCCGGGCGGCTGCGCGGCCACCGGCTCACGCCCCGGGTCGTCGTCGACGGCCGGACCGTGACCGGCGCCGACGTGCAGGTGTACGCCGTGCCGCACGGCCGCGACGCGGCCCTCGCGCTCGACGCGGGACCCGACGGCCGCCCCGCGCTGCCCTCGTACCGCCATCTGACCCCCGCCACCGCCTGGGACCGGGCCGCCGGGTTCGGCTGGGTCTCCGCCCCGCCGCAGTCCCGCGCCCACGCGGGACCCGACCCGCTGCGCCGCGGCGTGGTCCGCGACCGGTCGGCGGCGGTGCTGCGGCTGCGGCTGGCCGCGGGCCGGCGCCGGATCTCGCTGCTCCGCGGCGACGACAAGCGGCCCACGCACGGTTTCACGGTGGCGGCGGACGGCGAGACGGTGATCGAGCCGGGCCCGCGGCTGCCCGCGGGGGCGTACCGCTGGGAGGAGTTCGTCCTCGACGGCGGGCCCGAAGGCCGGACGATCGAGCTGGGGCTGAGCGGCACCGGGGGCAACAGGTGGACGCTCGTCGCGCTGGTGGTGCACTGA
- a CDS encoding aldo/keto reductase, whose translation MSNVPTITLNNGVAMPQLGFGVWQVPDAEAETAVRTALDAGYRSIDTAAVYGNEAGTGKALTGSGLPREELFVTTKLWNSEHGYDAALRAFDDSLRRLGLDHVDLYLIHWPAPAKDRYLETWRALEKLYADGRARAIGVSNFQPAHLQRVLDEGTVVPALNQVELHPDFAQADVRAFHAAHGIATEAWSPLGQGKGLLDEPVLRELGEKHGRSPAQIALRWHLQLGNVVIPKSVTPSRIRENIDVFGFELDDADMAAVAGLDTGNRIGDNPDDVN comes from the coding sequence GTGAGCAACGTTCCGACCATCACCCTCAACAACGGCGTCGCGATGCCGCAGCTCGGCTTCGGCGTCTGGCAGGTGCCCGACGCCGAGGCCGAGACCGCGGTGCGCACCGCCCTCGACGCCGGTTACCGGAGCATCGACACCGCCGCCGTCTACGGGAACGAGGCGGGCACGGGCAAGGCCCTGACCGGGTCCGGCCTCCCGCGCGAGGAACTGTTCGTCACCACGAAGCTGTGGAACTCCGAGCACGGCTACGACGCCGCCCTGCGCGCGTTCGACGACTCGCTGCGCCGGCTGGGCCTGGACCACGTCGACCTGTACCTGATCCACTGGCCGGCGCCGGCCAAGGACAGGTACCTGGAGACCTGGCGGGCCCTGGAGAAGCTGTACGCGGACGGGCGCGCCCGCGCCATCGGCGTCTCCAACTTCCAGCCCGCCCATCTCCAGCGGGTCCTGGACGAGGGCACCGTCGTGCCCGCGCTGAACCAGGTCGAGCTGCACCCGGACTTCGCCCAGGCCGACGTGCGCGCCTTCCACGCCGCGCACGGCATCGCCACCGAGGCGTGGTCGCCGCTGGGCCAGGGCAAGGGGCTGCTGGACGAGCCGGTGCTGCGGGAGCTGGGCGAGAAGCACGGCCGCAGCCCCGCGCAGATCGCGCTGCGCTGGCATCTGCAACTGGGCAACGTGGTCATCCCCAAGTCCGTCACCCCGTCGCGGATCCGGGAGAACATCGACGTCTTCGGCTTCGAGCTGGACGACGCCGACATGGCCGCCGTCGCGGGCCTGGACACGGGCAACCGCATCGGCGACAACCCCGACGACGTGAACTGA
- a CDS encoding helix-turn-helix transcriptional regulator has product MDRTELADFLRRSRARLTPADVGLPPGARRRTPGLRREEVAQLAGMSADHYTRLEQARGSRPSRQMLAAVARGLRLGDDERDHLFHLAGEEPPRARGAGAHVRPGLLLILDRLTDTPAQVLADCGDVLAQNALSRALSGDTADRAGDGRNIVWRFFTEPESRALIPPEDREDVARRAVADLRATVARRPDDTRVAGLVRRLRARSAEFAALWEAHDVAVRRREAKRFVHPVVGLLELDCEVLLNPEHDQRLVVYTARPGSESHQRLELLRVVGLQRLTG; this is encoded by the coding sequence ATGGACAGAACGGAGCTGGCCGACTTCCTGCGCCGCAGCCGCGCCCGGCTCACCCCCGCGGACGTCGGCCTGCCGCCCGGGGCGCGGCGCCGCACGCCGGGGCTGCGGCGCGAGGAGGTCGCGCAGCTCGCCGGGATGTCCGCCGACCACTACACCCGGCTCGAACAGGCCCGCGGCTCCCGCCCGTCGCGCCAGATGCTCGCCGCCGTCGCCCGCGGGCTGCGCCTCGGCGACGACGAGCGCGACCACCTGTTCCACCTGGCCGGCGAGGAGCCGCCGCGCGCCCGCGGCGCGGGGGCGCACGTCCGCCCGGGGCTGCTGCTGATCCTCGACCGGCTCACCGACACCCCGGCGCAGGTGCTCGCCGACTGCGGCGACGTGCTGGCGCAGAACGCCCTGTCGCGGGCGCTGTCCGGGGACACCGCCGACCGCGCCGGGGACGGGCGCAACATCGTCTGGCGGTTCTTCACGGAGCCGGAGAGCCGCGCGCTGATCCCGCCGGAGGACCGCGAGGACGTCGCCCGCCGCGCCGTCGCCGACCTGCGGGCGACCGTCGCCCGGCGGCCGGACGACACCCGGGTGGCCGGGCTGGTACGGCGGCTGCGGGCGCGCAGCGCGGAGTTCGCGGCGCTCTGGGAGGCACACGACGTGGCGGTGCGGCGCCGGGAGGCCAAGCGGTTCGTCCACCCGGTGGTCGGGCTGCTGGAGCTGGACTGCGAGGTGCTGCTGAACCCGGAGCACGACCAGCGGCTGGTGGTCTACACGGCGCGGCCGGGCAGCGAGTCGCACCAGCGGCTGGAGCTGCTGCGGGTGGTGGGGCTCCAGCGGCTCACGGGCTGA
- a CDS encoding helix-turn-helix domain-containing protein yields MTTSGLPVTPGTPAGGTPRTGGPDDGAATAGALLRNWRERRGLSQLELALRADSSARHISFVETGRSRPSRAMVLKLAEHLDMPVRERNALLLAAGHAPHYPETPLDDPAMAELRQGVEQLVAAHEPFPAVVVDGAYTVVAANRGILLVLDEVPEELLRPPLNAMRLTLHPDGLAKKIRNLPQWRAHLLHQMDRQLSLVRSPALKELYDEVAAYPLPPEAGDEVVEEVGGRAPFALPLQVAHDGHLLSFVSTISTFNTPMDVTVSELALETLLPADPETTKYLRQQLGS; encoded by the coding sequence ATGACGACCTCCGGTCTCCCCGTCACCCCAGGTACGCCGGCCGGCGGCACGCCCCGTACGGGCGGCCCCGACGACGGCGCCGCCACCGCGGGCGCCCTGCTGCGCAACTGGCGGGAGCGCCGCGGGCTGAGCCAACTGGAGCTGGCGCTGCGCGCGGACTCCTCGGCGCGCCACATCAGCTTCGTCGAGACCGGGCGGTCGCGGCCGAGCCGGGCGATGGTGCTCAAGCTCGCCGAGCACCTGGACATGCCCGTACGCGAACGCAACGCGCTGCTGCTCGCCGCCGGCCACGCGCCGCACTACCCCGAGACCCCCCTGGACGACCCGGCGATGGCCGAGTTGCGCCAGGGCGTCGAGCAGCTCGTCGCCGCGCACGAGCCGTTCCCCGCGGTGGTGGTGGACGGCGCGTACACCGTGGTGGCCGCCAACCGCGGCATCCTGCTGGTCCTCGACGAGGTGCCGGAGGAGCTGCTGCGCCCGCCGCTGAACGCGATGCGGCTGACGCTGCACCCCGACGGGCTGGCGAAGAAGATCCGCAACCTGCCGCAGTGGCGCGCCCATCTGCTGCACCAGATGGACCGCCAGCTCTCGCTGGTGCGCTCGCCCGCACTGAAGGAGCTGTACGACGAGGTGGCGGCCTATCCGCTGCCGCCGGAGGCGGGCGACGAGGTGGTCGAGGAGGTCGGCGGCCGGGCACCGTTCGCGCTGCCGCTGCAGGTGGCGCACGACGGGCACCTGCTGTCGTTCGTCTCCACCATCTCGACCTTCAACACGCCCATGGACGTGACGGTTTCGGAGCTTGCGCTGGAGACGCTGCTGCCCGCGGATCCGGAGACGACGAAGTACCTGCGCCAGCAGCTCGGCTCCTGA
- a CDS encoding 4a-hydroxytetrahydrobiopterin dehydratase, with amino-acid sequence MAVEPLSPQDTEDRLARLPGWSVAEGELLSRTYRFDSHPPAAAMVADVSRIQEELGHHAMLTLGYNTLDIAVNTHSVGGRVTELDFDLARRIEDVAPEHGAS; translated from the coding sequence ATGGCCGTCGAACCGCTTTCCCCGCAGGACACCGAGGACCGGCTCGCCCGGCTTCCGGGCTGGTCGGTGGCCGAGGGGGAGCTGCTGTCGCGCACGTACCGCTTCGACTCGCACCCGCCCGCCGCCGCGATGGTCGCGGACGTCTCCCGGATCCAGGAGGAGCTGGGGCACCACGCGATGCTCACGCTCGGTTACAACACCCTCGATATCGCCGTCAACACCCACAGCGTGGGCGGCCGGGTCACCGAGCTGGACTTCGACCTCGCGCGCCGGATCGAGGACGTCGCCCCGGAGCACGGCGCGAGCTGA
- a CDS encoding NAD(P)-dependent oxidoreductase: MSVLVTGATGAVGQRFVPRLLQWAGGEEVRLLVRDEERAAPLAGRGARLVVGDLREPGDRRRALAGVRDVVHVAAAFRDVPDEEAYAVNRDATLALGAEAAAAGVRRFVFTSTNLVYGAGRGRPAVETDEPRGDGPLAGAYPRSKTAAEQGLLELHRGRGLDVRVARLAFVYGEGDGHLEASLRWTPHMAAHQRIQMVHQADVARALWRVLSAPGLAGRVYNVADDAPVSALELLHLVGAPVPEGMAERASDDPWHGVVSNERIRAELGFRPLYPSLWTARDAGAL; encoded by the coding sequence ATGAGCGTGCTGGTGACGGGAGCGACGGGGGCAGTCGGGCAGCGGTTCGTACCGCGGCTGCTGCAGTGGGCGGGCGGCGAGGAGGTGCGGCTCCTGGTGCGCGACGAGGAGCGCGCCGCGCCGCTCGCCGGGCGGGGCGCCCGCCTCGTCGTCGGCGATCTGCGGGAGCCCGGCGACCGGCGCCGGGCGCTGGCAGGGGTACGGGACGTGGTGCACGTCGCCGCGGCGTTCCGCGACGTGCCGGACGAGGAGGCGTACGCCGTGAACCGCGACGCGACGCTCGCCCTCGGCGCCGAGGCCGCCGCGGCGGGCGTGCGCCGCTTCGTCTTCACCAGCACCAACCTCGTCTACGGCGCCGGCCGCGGCCGCCCCGCCGTGGAGACCGACGAGCCCCGCGGGGACGGCCCGCTGGCCGGCGCGTACCCGCGGTCGAAGACCGCCGCCGAGCAGGGGCTGCTGGAACTCCACCGGGGCCGCGGCCTCGACGTGCGCGTCGCGCGGCTGGCGTTCGTCTACGGCGAGGGCGACGGGCACCTGGAGGCGTCACTGCGCTGGACCCCGCACATGGCCGCGCACCAGCGGATCCAGATGGTGCACCAGGCGGACGTCGCCCGGGCGCTGTGGCGGGTGCTGAGCGCTCCGGGACTCGCCGGGCGGGTCTACAACGTCGCCGACGACGCGCCGGTCAGCGCGCTGGAGCTGCTGCACCTGGTCGGTGCGCCGGTCCCGGAGGGGATGGCGGAGCGGGCGTCGGACGACCCGTGGCACGGGGTGGTCTCGAACGAGCGGATCCGCGCGGAGCTGGGCTTCCGGCCGCTGTACCCGTCGCTGTGGACGGCCCGGGACGCGGGGGCGCTGTAA
- a CDS encoding lipase maturation factor family protein: MEWFSSDGYWLSRLVFQRGLALLYVVAFVAAARQFRPLIGARGMLPVPRFTARVPFRRAPSLFQVRYSDRLFAGVAWCGAALAAAVAGGAADAVPLWGAMLLWAVLWALYLSIVNVGQAWYSFGWESLLLEAGFLAVFLGNDTVGPPVPVLFLLRWLLFRVEFGAGLIKMRGDRCWRKLTCLYYHHETQPMPGPLSWFFHHLPRPLHRVEAAANHVAQLGLPVLLFTPQPVATFAAAAIVVTQLWLVLSGNFAWLNWITILVALTAIDGRFVADHTPLPGPPGFGATPTWFIVVVCAATAVVLALSWWPARNLLSRRQRMNASFNSLHLVNTYGAFGSITRVRHEIVVEGTADTMPTAASEWREYGFRGKPGDPRRLPRQFAPYHLRLDWLMWFAALSPAYAERWFGPFLLRLLDGDRDTLRLLAHNPFPGTPPGSVRARLFRYEYTGWAELRRTRAWWRREFVREYAPPVTAGERSGLSP; encoded by the coding sequence GTGGAGTGGTTTTCGTCTGACGGGTACTGGCTGAGCCGGCTGGTTTTCCAGCGCGGGCTCGCCCTGCTGTACGTCGTCGCCTTCGTCGCCGCGGCGCGGCAGTTCCGGCCGCTCATCGGTGCGCGCGGCATGCTGCCCGTGCCGCGCTTCACCGCGCGGGTGCCGTTCCGGCGGGCGCCGAGTCTCTTCCAGGTGCGGTACTCCGACCGGCTGTTCGCCGGGGTCGCCTGGTGTGGTGCGGCCCTGGCGGCCGCCGTGGCCGGCGGGGCGGCGGATGCGGTGCCGTTGTGGGGGGCGATGCTGCTGTGGGCGGTGTTGTGGGCGCTCTATCTGTCGATCGTCAACGTGGGGCAGGCGTGGTACTCGTTCGGCTGGGAGTCGCTGCTGCTGGAGGCCGGGTTCCTCGCCGTCTTCCTCGGCAACGACACCGTCGGGCCCCCCGTGCCGGTGCTCTTCCTGCTGCGCTGGCTGCTCTTCCGGGTCGAGTTCGGCGCCGGGCTGATCAAGATGCGCGGCGACCGGTGCTGGCGGAAGCTGACCTGCCTCTACTACCACCACGAGACCCAGCCGATGCCCGGGCCGCTGAGCTGGTTCTTCCACCATCTGCCCCGGCCCCTCCACCGCGTCGAGGCCGCCGCCAACCACGTCGCCCAACTCGGGCTGCCCGTACTGCTGTTCACGCCGCAGCCGGTCGCCACCTTCGCCGCCGCGGCCATCGTCGTCACCCAGCTCTGGCTGGTGCTCTCCGGCAACTTCGCCTGGCTCAACTGGATCACCATCCTCGTCGCGCTCACCGCTATCGACGGGCGGTTCGTCGCCGACCACACCCCGCTGCCCGGCCCGCCCGGGTTCGGCGCCACGCCCACCTGGTTCATCGTCGTCGTCTGCGCCGCGACCGCCGTCGTCCTCGCGCTGAGCTGGTGGCCCGCCCGCAACCTGCTCTCCCGGCGGCAGCGGATGAACGCCTCGTTCAACTCCCTCCACCTCGTCAACACCTACGGCGCCTTCGGCAGCATCACCCGCGTACGGCACGAGATCGTCGTCGAGGGCACGGCCGACACCATGCCCACCGCGGCGAGCGAGTGGCGGGAGTACGGGTTCAGGGGCAAGCCCGGCGATCCGCGGCGGCTGCCGCGGCAGTTCGCGCCGTACCACCTGCGGCTCGACTGGCTGATGTGGTTCGCGGCGCTCTCCCCCGCGTACGCGGAGCGGTGGTTCGGCCCCTTCCTGCTGCGGCTGCTCGACGGGGACCGCGACACCCTCCGCCTGCTGGCCCACAACCCCTTCCCCGGCACACCGCCGGGCAGCGTCCGCGCGCGGCTCTTCCGGTACGAGTACACGGGCTGGGCGGAGCTGCGCCGCACCCGGGCGTGGTGGCGGCGGGAGTTCGTCCGCGAGTACGCCCCGCCCGTGACGGCCGGGGAGCGCAGCGGCCTCAGCCCGTGA